GACGCCGAGCGCCTCGGCCATCAGTGCCCAGCCTCGCCCGAACCGGCCGGTGTAGAGCGCGAGCACGGTGTCCCCAGCGGACACGGTATTTGCAAGTGCGCCCTCCCAGCTCGCGTGTCCGTTGCCGATGAAGATGACCGCGTCGTGAACAGTCTGTGCGACCCGCGAGAGGTCGGCGTACAACGCGTCGGACGACTCAACCAGGTCCCCGCTGTAGATGTCGGGTGAGGGGCGGTGCATGGCTTGCAATACACGATCCGGTATGACCGTTGGGCCGGGCATGGCGAGGTGACTGTAACCGTGGCTGAGTGGCATTGTGGGGGCTCCGAGGCAAGGCCGACAGTGTACCGATCCGGAACGTGGCACAGAAGCCGTCGGCGTGGCAGCATGTCGCGAAACCGGATCGGGAGTCGGGGATGAAAGCAGCGACGGTGCTCGCGTTCGATGTGTTCGGGACTGTGGTGGACTGGTACTCGGGCATCCGCGATGCAGTCGAAGCGCTCGACTGCGGCCTCGACGGTGCAGACATCGCCCTCGCCTGGCGCGCCGGCTACCAACCCGCCATGCGCTCGGTGGACAGTGGGGAATGGCTCAAACTCGATGTCCTGCACCGGCGCATTCTCGACGCGGTGCTCGCCGAGCGCGGGCGGGATGACATCGACGATGGCACGCGTGACGAGCTCACCCTCGCCTGGCACCGACTCCCGCCGTGGCCTGACGCGGTCGACGGCATTCATCGCCTCGCCACGCGGTTTACGGTCTGTCCCTTGTCGAACGGCAACCTCGCGCTGCTGACGCACATGGCCAAAGCCGCCGGGCTGCATTGGGATTGCGTGTTGTCGGCCGAAGTCTTTGGCGCCTACAAACCGGATCCGGCGACCTACCTCGGGGTGGCCAGTGTGTTCGACGTCGAGCCGTCGTCGGTCATGATGGTGGCGTGCCACCCGGAGGACCTCGACGCGGCCAGTGCGCTCGGCCTGCAAACGGCCTACGTGGACCGTCCGGACGAATTCGGCCCCGACCGCGTGCTCTCGCGTGCCGCCCGACCGACCGGCACGCGCGAGGCCGTGTCGATCACGGCGCTGGCCGAGCAGTTGGGCTGCTGAGGCCCGACGCCCGGCCGGCGAACTGCTATGTTCAAAGGCGACGCGCACCGATGGCGAGCCTGATGACTCCCGACACGCACGAACACATCGACCGGCACCTGTTGTTTGGCAAGCCAACGCAACGTGTGCCGGGCATTCTGATCTCGCAGCTCTCGAAGCTGGTTGCGGACATCCAGCCGGTGCGCGAGGCCTATCTGCCCGAGGTCAAGGAGCTCGGTCTCGCGATGCCCGCGAGCCTTGCGTTTTTCCTGGTTGTCGACCCGCCGTCGCGCATCGACCACGTCCGGCAACAGATTGACAGACGCATCGGCGACATTCTGCCCGTGGACATGGCGGTTGCCGTACGCATCGTCACACCCGACTACCCCTTGTTGCCAACCATACGCGACACCCGCTGCGTGGTCGGCTGGCGCGACTGAGCGACCACCGGCGGGTGGCACCGGTGACAGCGCTCGGGCACACTTGAGGCTGTCCCCCAACACCGCATCAGGATGCACGGCGCATGTCGCTGACCCGAGAGGACCTGGAACACGACCGCCTGCGGGAACGCATCCGCCGCAACTTCCCGGATTACCCGCTGCTGGCCGACGACGTCTTCGACGCCTCGCGTCAAGCCATCGTCGACGAGATCGACGGCGAGGACATTTGGATCTTCGGCTATGGCTCGTTGATCTGGAATCCCTGCATCGACTTCGACCGCCGTGAACCGACGACGCTCACGGGACTGACCCGCCGCTACTGCCTCTGGGACAAATCGGGCCGCGGCAGCGCCGACGCACCCGGCTTCTACCTGGCCCTCGCACCGGGTGAGCGCTGCGACGGCGTCGCCTTTCACGTGCCTGCCGACAAAGTCGAGTGGGAGCTGACCTGCGTCTGGCGTCGGGAGATGATCAGCGGGTCCTACCGGGCTGCGGTGTTACCCGCCACCACGGCGGACGGCCAGGCCATCCGCTGCGTCGTCTTTCTGGCCAACCCCCAGCACGAACGCTACTGCTGCGAGGTGCTGCCGCAGAAACTGGTGGAGTGCATCGCGGTCGCCGAAGGCACCATTGGCACCAGCCGCGAGTACCTCTACAGCACCGTCGCGGGGCTGGCAAAGGTCGGCCTGGAAGACCCCGAACTCACCGCGCTAGAGCAGGCGGTGCGGCAGTACCGCGCCGTGCGCGGCCTGCCGGACGACCACTGAGCCCGCACGACAGTGGTTCGCGGTCGGGCGTTCAGGCCAGCGGACCCGGCGTGAACACCGTGCGGGTCTCCAGCCCATCGCCCTGCGCGAGTTCGGTCAGGCCGTCGGGTGCTGCGCCGTCCCAATTGTGCGCATTCGGCAGGTGGGTGGTCGGTTCGAAGCAGAAGAAGTTCGCGCCCGCGCCCGGCGTGAAGACGTGGCAGCAGCGCAGCGGTGCAGCGCTTTCAACGGTGAGCAACAGGTTTCGCGATGGCCAGCGCAGACGGGCGAGCCCCGGCCAGCCGGAGAAGGCGTTGTCGATGCCGTGCACGGGCAAGCCGTTCGGCCCCGAAAAAGACCAGTCCGGCACCGCGCCGAGGGCCTGACGTCCAACGGGCAACAGGGCGGCGTCCGTGGTGATGACGGCGTCGGCCGCGAACTGCAGCGTGGTGTCAGCCGTTTTCTCGAACCAGGGGTGCAGGCCGAGTCCGTAGGGCAGGGGCGTCTCGCCCCAGTGCCACACGCCGAGGTCGACCGTGAGCGCGGCCCCGTGCAGCGCGTAGCGCACGCGCGCCTCGTAGTGAAACGGCCCCGGGCCCCGGCTGATCAGTTCGAACTCGGCGAGGGTGGGCGTCCGGTCAACGACCTGCCAGTCGCGTTGAAAGCCGTTGCCGTGGAGCGGCAAGGCCTGGTCAGGCAGGTTCGGTTCGAGCGGGTGAAACCGGCCGCCGTGCGAGAAGCCGCCTGCCGAGACCCGGTTGCACCAGGGCACCATGAGGTTGCACGCGAGGTCGAACGGTGATCGGACAGACGCCGGTGAGGGTCTGAAGACCGGGGTGCCGTCCGCCAGCGCGTAGTGCGCGACAGCGGCCCCCAGGGCGGGCGTCACAACGACCTCGGCGGACGTCGTCTGAAGGCGGATCGGCTCTGACATGCGCCGAGTGTAGCAAGTCGGTCCGCGCGGCCCTCGGCTGCGTTGGGCCACGCGAGGCCCGTTGCGGCGGTGTGCCACGACGGGCCGGCAGACAGCGCCGCTAGCTGCGCAGGTGCGTGCCTTTGGGATCGAAGGGCGGCTCCTCGAGCACGATGCCGCGCGTGCTGATGCCGAGGATGGCAACATCCACCGGCGTGCCAGCCTCGGCATGTCCGGGTGTGACGAAGGCGAGGGCAAGCGACGCGCCCACCGTGTGACCGTAGCTCGCCGAGCTCACCCGACCGATCGGCGTACCGTCGGTGGCGAATATCGGCTCGCCGCCCACCGCGTCGTTGTCGACGTCCGGGATCGAGACCATGACGAGCTTTTCTCGCGGCGGCTTGTCTGCCAGCGCAAGGTAGGCCTCGCGGCCGAGGAACTCGGGTTTGTCGGTCTTGATCAGGCGATCGAGACCGACTTCCTGCGGCCAGTACTCCGGCGAGTACTCGCGGCCCCAACTGCCGTAGCCCTTTTCGATGCGCAGGGACAACAGCGCGCGGCCGCCGCAGAGCCGAATGTTCTCGCTCGCACCGGCGTCCAGCAGCGCGTTGAGCAGGGCGAGCTGATCGGCTTCCTCGCAATACAGCTCCCACCCCAACTCGCCGGTGAACGACACACGAAGCGCGACCGTGTCGATGCCGGCGACGGTCATGCGGCGTGAGCGCATGAAACGGAAAGCGTCGTTGGAAAGGTCGGTGTTGGTCAGCGTTTGCAGCACCGCACGGGACTTGGGACCGGCGATCGCCATGCCGGCCCAGGCGTCGGTCAGGCTCTCGAACCGGACCCCGTCGGGCTTGGGCACGCTGTCGAAGAAGCGCTTGTGGTAGCGCTCTGCCATGCCGGAA
The Pseudomonadota bacterium DNA segment above includes these coding regions:
- a CDS encoding gamma-glutamylcyclotransferase, translating into MSLTREDLEHDRLRERIRRNFPDYPLLADDVFDASRQAIVDEIDGEDIWIFGYGSLIWNPCIDFDRREPTTLTGLTRRYCLWDKSGRGSADAPGFYLALAPGERCDGVAFHVPADKVEWELTCVWRREMISGSYRAAVLPATTADGQAIRCVVFLANPQHERYCCEVLPQKLVECIAVAEGTIGTSREYLYSTVAGLAKVGLEDPELTALEQAVRQYRAVRGLPDDH
- a CDS encoding haloacid dehalogenase type II; its protein translation is MKAATVLAFDVFGTVVDWYSGIRDAVEALDCGLDGADIALAWRAGYQPAMRSVDSGEWLKLDVLHRRILDAVLAERGRDDIDDGTRDELTLAWHRLPPWPDAVDGIHRLATRFTVCPLSNGNLALLTHMAKAAGLHWDCVLSAEVFGAYKPDPATYLGVASVFDVEPSSVMMVACHPEDLDAASALGLQTAYVDRPDEFGPDRVLSRAARPTGTREAVSITALAEQLGC
- a CDS encoding aldose 1-epimerase, producing the protein MSEPIRLQTTSAEVVVTPALGAAVAHYALADGTPVFRPSPASVRSPFDLACNLMVPWCNRVSAGGFSHGGRFHPLEPNLPDQALPLHGNGFQRDWQVVDRTPTLAEFELISRGPGPFHYEARVRYALHGAALTVDLGVWHWGETPLPYGLGLHPWFEKTADTTLQFAADAVITTDAALLPVGRQALGAVPDWSFSGPNGLPVHGIDNAFSGWPGLARLRWPSRNLLLTVESAAPLRCCHVFTPGAGANFFCFEPTTHLPNAHNWDGAAPDGLTELAQGDGLETRTVFTPGPLA